CCCCCCGGAATACCATCGGGACTGCAGAGCGGTACCATAACGCCCATGAGCATAACCCTGCAATGGAATGCATCATCCGACAACGATGCCGTCAAAGAATACCTGGTATTCCTTGACAATACACTCGTCGCCCGTCCTGCCGCTACCACGTATACCGCAGAATATCTGCAGCAGTGCAGCTCCTATGAATTCGCCGTTGCCGCCCGGGATTTTTCGGGAAACACCTCAGATAAGAGCGAGCCGCTTACGTTGCAAACAGACTGCCCCAACGACACTCAAAAACCATCACAACCCGTCAATATCAGGGCTCCCGGTATCACGATATCGTCGGTGTCGCTCGCCTGGGACGCCTCTTCGGATAATGTCGGCGTGACAGGTTATGATATTTACAATGGCACTGCATTTCTGGCAACGGTATCGAATCCGGAATTTACTTATTCAAACATGCAGCCCGGCGACAGTCTGATAATCACGATCGTTGCAAAAGACGGCGCCGGGAATGTATCGGACCAAAGTACAGTGTTCAAAACCGCCGCAAAAACAATCCCTTCGGTTTCGCTGCCTTTCAGTGTGAATATCGGTGGAAATAATGCCGGTGATTTCCTTGCAGACAAAGCCTGGTTTGACAATAGCGATTATGGCTATACGCCCGGGGGCTCAACCAAATCGAGTGATAAAGTGGTAAATACCTCCAACGATGCTGTATATAAAGTACAGCGATACCGGCAATTCGGTTATCGGGTACGTGTCCCCCATGCATGCACCTATGATATCCGGCTTATGTTCTGTGAACTCAACCCGAATGCCGACCCGGGCGCCCGTCGGTTTAAAGTCTTTATCGATGGCCAAAGTATTACCGGCGATTATATCGATGTAAGCAGCGAGGTTGGCATTTACAAACCTTATGATATCACCATGCAGGCGTCATGCGGAGCCGATCGCCTGCTGAATTTCGCCTTTACGGCTGCAAACGGCAACCCGATCCTGAACGGTCTTTCTATCGACATGGCCGAGGCGTATGCTTTTACCATGTCACTTGATGGCAAACAGCTTCTTGTTGATGATCCGCTCTCTATTACCTGGAAAACGAATGTCGGCATTGTTGATGATGCTCGTCTGTGGGTCTCGCCCGATTCGGGCAGCACCTGGGCAGAGATTACCGAAAATTCGATAAAAGAATACGACTCGACCTGGCAGAATTATCAATGGAACGTTCCTGCCGCTATCGGAAATGTGCAATTGCAGGATACGTATTGCATACTGAAAATAACCGACTATGATAAAATAAAAAAAGCATTTTCGGACGGTTATTTTCTTATCAAGGGCTCCTCGGCAATCGACCGCCGGCGTTTATCGTTTATCTCAAAAACTACGCCCTTTACAATTACCCCATCATTTTTATTGATACATAACCATAGCAATCAGCCTGCACTCGCAGAACTTATAAGTATGCAGGGTGATATTATATGGAACAGGCAGGTGCCGAGCTCTGCGCAATTGCAGTTTGATTTCTCTCTACTTTCGCAAGGGGCATATATTCTGCGTATGCATATCGGAGGTGATTTCTACCTGAAGAAAATTGTCGCCCAGAAATAACGCTGCCCGATTGTGGGAATTTGCAGTCATTCTCCAACGACAATCCTGCGAGACAAATTTTGGCCGCCGGAATATATTCTTAAGAAGTAAACTCCTGGAGCCATCGATACAAGTTCCAAACCCGTATTGGGAACAGAATCAAGCGTCCGTCGATAAACAACCCTCCCCTTCTGATCGAACACCTGCACGTGCACAACCGCCGCCGTGCCGTTACCGCTATGCGGTACATGCGTATAATAATCTTTCGTCAATTGCAGCTTCATCACGCCGGGGGCTCCGGATTCAAGCTTCTCGGGAATTGCCGACGACACACCAATAGCAGCGGTGCTTACCTGCAAAGAAAGACCGCCGCCAGTCATAACCGTATCGATCGTCATGCTGAAATCGCCATGAGTGCAACTAATTTTGTATGTGCCGTTATAGCACCGCACTGAGAGCTTCCCTTCCGAATCGGTGGTCCCGACCGTATCGGTCCACCACTGGTTTTTCACGAGATCGATCCAGGCTTCACCATGCTCACGCAGGGTCCAGTCTTCGTCAAAGAGTGCGGCATCGGGCCGCCAGTGCCGCCCTGCCCAGAATCCCCACATGATAATGCCCGTGATCGATGGATGACTATATAAAACAGTCATGAAATCACGCAGATAGTGTGCCTTCAGTGAATCATCAGTGAGATTGATATCAAATTCGGTCGATTGCATGGAGAGTCCGAGCGAATCGAACCGCTGCAGCACGCTCCAGAGACGGGCGGGCGGGGTCAGATCACTGCCGAAATGGCTTTGCAAACCAATACCGTCGATTGGCGCTCCATTGTCTTTGAGGAATTTTATCGTGTTATAGTAATGGTCCTGATGAGCCGTATTATCGCCGCCACTCGAAAGAATCGCATAGTCGTTGATATAGAGCGGCGTTTCAGGCGCGGCATTATCGGCACGCTTGAACCATTCAACCATTTCATCGTTGCCTAAAATATCCATGACATCGTGATTTGTATAGGGCTCGTTGATAACGTCCCATTCAGAGATATACTCTTTGCACACAGTAACTTCTTCGGTGATATGCTCGTTGATTCGTGTGCGCAAAGCATCAGGATTGCCCGCCAGGGCCTCTGCATCCGACGGCATGTGTCGCCACGAAGGCCATATCAGACAATGCCCGCGAACATCGATACCCTGTTCGTTAAGCCAAGCGAGCCCATCGAGGGTACGCTGACGCTGTCCCATGTTTTCCCACGCCCAGTCGCTCCATTTGAGTTCATTTTCGATAACGACCCTGTTGAAAAGCTTGACAATCCATTCACGGTAGGTGGCGGCATTCTGCGAGTTCGGGTCCATAATCGTTCCGCACACCACCGCAGAACCGAAACCGAACGTATGCTGCTTCATTTCCACCTCCACCCGGGCGCCGGGAACAGGATCCCCCGAACCGTCGTTGACCCGTATATCCAGCATTCCTGTACGGTATTGCCGAATTCTGTCTTCAGCCTCAGCCCGCCAGGGAGCGTCGGGCTCCATCCCGGGATAGGTGACTTGGGTTCGCGGAAGATCGTCGATCGCAAGTGTTTTTCTGTAATTGAGCACCTTTACACCACCAATTTCAACAGTCTGGGGATCGTACCCGCACTTCAGATTAACCTGCGCATCACCTGCCGCATAATTATCGCTGCATTGAAAGGGAATATAGCAGGTTTTCCATTCGTCACTGCCGGTCCGCAACAGCATGCTCGCAGATTTAGTGTAGGGAGTACCGGCCTTTTCGAAAATGAATCCCACCTTTACTTCACCGGTCTCAACCGATGATTCTATTGCGCGAAGATAAGCTATGCCCAGAAGAATATCATCTCCGGCCACAGAGGTTATTGTGGGAGTGTTGAGCTGGAAGAGGTAATCGTTGGCCGGTTTCGACGTCGTCGTAACTTCAATCGCCTCGGTAAAAGGCTGCCCGCTCACCGAAACGATCCGCATGGAACCATCGGAACCCTGCAGAGAAAAATTGTTGATATCGGTGGAAATCACATTGTCACCGCCGGGGGGTATTGCCCGGACCTGTGCAAAGAAGAACACTATACTTGTACACAAGATAACCATACGCATAGTTACCGTCTCCTATCGGATCTGTTGAGTGATATATACACCCTGCACCAGGCTACTTGACCGCAGAATATTTCGACCAAGCAGGTCATAACCGGAAGGGACATACAGATTTTTATGATTGTTTTTAACATAAAGTAAGGTGTAACCGGTCGGTGTGTTACTTCGAATACCACCCATCCGTTCGGGAGGCAGCACTGTTGCCCCGTCATATTCGACAGCACCGGCATCGAAAGGAGCGATGCGGGAAGAAAAATTCAGATCGGTAGCGACAGCATGCGAAGGACCGGCCGCGCCGATAAGCGGCGACCCCGAAGACGGTCGTGCATCATAATGCGTGCCGTCCCAGGTTATATCCATAAAATCCTGAAGACCCGTCCCCTCTTCATATCCCCCGCTTGCTTTCGATACGCTGCCGTAAACTACATTACCGGCAATTGTTACCCCCGAAGACCCGTTGGGGAAATTCAATGCCGTTCCGGTACTGTAAACCGCATTGTTGGCAAAGACCATGTTTTCCCGCCCATTCCAGCTCGAGAGACGGCAGGCAAGGCCATCATTGACTATCGTATTATGTATCACCTGCAAATTAGTCGTCTGTCCCTGGTGATCGTGGCAATGGAAAGCATCGCCGCCGCCCGAAATAATCAGATTGTTCCCGACAATGGCTTCCCCCTGCACCTGCATTGTGTTGCTGTTGCTCCTGAGGACCGTGTTGTTTTCGATAACATTGATACCCTTGCCGTCGGTGCCGTAAGCAATGATACAGGGGTAATTGGTATCGTACACATAATTGCCGACAATCCAGTTGTTGTAGCTCCCCTGTTTGATTTCGATACCATCGCCCTGCGTACCGCCGCAGTCATGGATCGTATTGAATGCAATTACCGAATAGCGCATCACATAGGCACTGTTGTTTGCTCCCAGATACATGCCCTCGGAGGTCGCATTTGACGGTCCCGGATTGTAAACATGATTCCGCGTCAGATAGAGGTACTCGGTATTGGCGGAATTTGCCGTAATCCCCACATTGCCGCCGTCGTGTAACTCGCAACTGTCGACCCACACATTGGCGCACCGGTACAAACGGAGCATTGAGCTCCCGCCGGTGAATTCGAGCCCCCTGAAACAGACGAACGTGGTGGTATCACCGCTTTGGGCGGCAACATTCATGACATTCTGATTGGCGTCAGGCCGGGTTATCACCGGTTCAGCACCTTCGGCGGCAACAATCCGGATCGGGTTCTGCCAGGTCCCGTGCAGCACGACATTCCACCATTTGTTAACCGAATAGGTTCCGGTACCGATCTCCAGACAGTCACCGGCAATAAGCGAATCAATCGCCTCGGCGAGCGCGGCGCCGTTCTGTGTCGATGATTTATTCTCATCAAAGGTCAGGGTAATTGTCCGAAGCGGCCGGGTGTCTTTCCATGAGGGAAAAGGGGAACTTTCGGTCCAGGGCCGGGTTGGATCCGCGTGCACGATTAAACAGCAAGCCGCCAGAATAATCATTACGGCACAGAATCGATATGCAACCATTGATCATACCCTCCATATTATCCGAATAAAAGAACGTGCCCTTCTATAAAGATAATTTCTCCGGGCAATTTATCAATGATTGGCGTACTCTAATCTTCCACCGTCGCCAAAAACAAGGACAATAGTAATCCAGCAATTTCATTCTCCACATTGCGTCCGGATAATGGATGAAGCTCCACTCCTGCGCACTATTACTCAACCACTATTGTCCCAAAAATGTATTTCTCACGTTCCCTGAAATATTGTTAAAACCATCAAGACTTTCATTTTATATCCGGACCCGCACCGACTCTCCCACAATTGTGGCCCAGTGCATTTCAATCCAGTTCCGAAAGGTTTTCAGCTCAGGATAGGTTTTCCTCAACGCCGGAATATCGGCTTCGTAGCCCCGGACATTGAACCACTCCATCATGATCGCATATTCATCACTGAACGCCTGTATCTCCTCGATCGGTATCTGATGATATTTTACCTCCTTTTGCATTATATGAGCAAATCCATTTGCAATATCAGGTCCGGTAAGCTCATCACCGGCAATATCGATCTCCTTACCGATATATTCATCGGGATTTTTAAATGCCAGGGCCGCAAATGCCCCGATATCATCGACTGCGATCATCTGGAGCCGTTTTTGGGGATCAAGCCCCAGTGCTAATGTCCCCTCACGAATAGAAGACAGCATATCGGACGCCATAAAGTTTTCCATAAAAAACACCGGCCTGAGAATGGTGTAGCGTAATCCCAGCGACCGGATATGCTCTTCGATTTTCCATTTACTCTCGAAATGGGGAATACCGGTCGAACGATACGCACTCCCCACACTGCTGTAGACAAAATGTGCAACACCCACCTTTTTCGCTTCATCGGCAAGCGTCTTGCCCTGTTGGACCTCCTTATTAAAACCGTGTTCCCAGAACTGTTGAACACTGTAGACCCCATACACCCCATCAAGGGCTTTGCGTACAGACTGAGGATCGCCCAGATCTCCTTTCACAATCTCAACACCTTTCTGACGAAACGCCAAAGCCTCGTCCTTATCCGGCGACCGTGTCAGCGCTCGAAGGTCCCAGCCATCTTTCAACAAATGACGGGCGACTGCGCCACCTTGCCTTCCCGTAGCACCGGTTACTAATATTTTGCCAGCCATGATCGGCCTCCTTTCGCATTCTAAACATTATAAATAGAGTATTTGTTACTTCTCTCTATAAAGAATCAAATATTATGCCACATGTGAAGTTTGTCGAGTATGAGAAAGATGCGGGCATTGATACGCAAACCCAAAAAACTTTATCTTGCCTTACTCCCCACCTTTTACTATCTTGTCATTACAGGCATGCCGGCATCAATCTCATCCCCTGAGACATCCGGGATCCAATTCAAAAGAGGAGGGAATCGATGAACCATCGTTTTTGTGCAGCAAAATCAGAAGCGATCGGCTTGCTTTTGTGCGGCTTTCTGCAAATCAATGCCGCGATGATAACCACGGTCGGGGAACTCGTCGATGCCGTCAACCACGGTTCCGACGGTGATGTTGTCACGATCGCTGCCGGCACGTTCGAGCTTACTGCTCCATTGACCCCGCAACCGAACATGACTATTTCGGGCGCCGGCGCAAACAAGACAATAATTACCGCAGCAGCATCGTGGAAACCCGATACTACCGACCTTCCCGATAATGCAACCGACCATACTTCGGTCAACCAGAATGCCTATCTCATCAATTTACGCGATAGAATAACCGGCATTACTGTTTCGGACCTGACCCTCACCGGCCCGAATCTCCATGGAGCAGTCTACGGCAACAACTGTGACCATCTTGAGCTGTACAATTTAATGGTAAAAAAGTTCCTCTGGAGCAGTATCCGTACT
This genomic interval from Chitinivibrionales bacterium contains the following:
- a CDS encoding T9SS type A sorting domain-containing protein produces the protein MRMVILCTSIVFFFAQVRAIPPGGDNVISTDINNFSLQGSDGSMRIVSVSGQPFTEAIEVTTTSKPANDYLFQLNTPTITSVAGDDILLGIAYLRAIESSVETGEVKVGFIFEKAGTPYTKSASMLLRTGSDEWKTCYIPFQCSDNYAAGDAQVNLKCGYDPQTVEIGGVKVLNYRKTLAIDDLPRTQVTYPGMEPDAPWRAEAEDRIRQYRTGMLDIRVNDGSGDPVPGARVEVEMKQHTFGFGSAVVCGTIMDPNSQNAATYREWIVKLFNRVVIENELKWSDWAWENMGQRQRTLDGLAWLNEQGIDVRGHCLIWPSWRHMPSDAEALAGNPDALRTRINEHITEEVTVCKEYISEWDVINEPYTNHDVMDILGNDEMVEWFKRADNAAPETPLYINDYAILSSGGDNTAHQDHYYNTIKFLKDNGAPIDGIGLQSHFGSDLTPPARLWSVLQRFDSLGLSMQSTEFDINLTDDSLKAHYLRDFMTVLYSHPSITGIIMWGFWAGRHWRPDAALFDEDWTLREHGEAWIDLVKNQWWTDTVGTTDSEGKLSVRCYNGTYKISCTHGDFSMTIDTVMTGGGLSLQVSTAAIGVSSAIPEKLESGAPGVMKLQLTKDYYTHVPHSGNGTAAVVHVQVFDQKGRVVYRRTLDSVPNTGLELVSMAPGVYFLRIYSGGQNLSRRIVVGE
- a CDS encoding NAD(P)H-binding protein, which encodes MAGKILVTGATGRQGGAVARHLLKDGWDLRALTRSPDKDEALAFRQKGVEIVKGDLGDPQSVRKALDGVYGVYSVQQFWEHGFNKEVQQGKTLADEAKKVGVAHFVYSSVGSAYRSTGIPHFESKWKIEEHIRSLGLRYTILRPVFFMENFMASDMLSSIREGTLALGLDPQKRLQMIAVDDIGAFAALAFKNPDEYIGKEIDIAGDELTGPDIANGFAHIMQKEVKYHQIPIEEIQAFSDEYAIMMEWFNVRGYEADIPALRKTYPELKTFRNWIEMHWATIVGESVRVRI